The Parambassis ranga chromosome 19, fParRan2.1, whole genome shotgun sequence genome contains a region encoding:
- the LOC114452712 gene encoding myoferlin-like isoform X2: MLRVVVESAQGLPKKKVGSPDPVASVIFKDEKKKTKTIDNELNPVWNEVLEFDLKGAALDSSSNIDVIVKDYETIGKDKFIGSTKISLRDLASGQVRSLPSKNVPLVNENGQNIGATINLVIGYDPPANAAPNPSDPQAGNATVDAGGGGGGGAEGDETLPDGGQSGSVGVSSASGQPVNLRQRLARAESRHRLVNKPQDFQIRVRIIEARQLPGNNIKPVVKVHVCGQTHRTRIKRGNNPFFDEMFFYNVHMLPSDLFDNNISFRVYDSYSLRADSLMGEFKVDVGYLYDEPAHCIMRKWLLLNDPDDSSSGAKGYLKVSLFVVGTGDEPPLEKRESNDDQDDIESNLLLPAGVTLRWATLSLKVFRAEDIPQMDDAFVQSLKEIFGGEENKKNLVDPFLEASFAGRKLCTQIIEKNANPEWNQVLNLQVKFPSMCDRVKLTVFDWDRLTGNDAVGTTYLNLSKIASSGGEIEEEHARYGEKPSYEASSGESEVGFLPVFGPCYVNLYGSPREFTGLPDPYDDLNYGKGEGVAYRGRVLVELSTKLEGKSDKAVDSIHSDDILVAQKYQRRRKFCLCAVFHSATMIQEPGEPIQFEVSIGNYGNKLDTTCKPLASTTQYSCAVFDGNHYYYLPWADTKPVVVVTSYWEDISHRLDSVNIILYIAHRLQSNLEAFKTGILAKVPDNQLVEVWLRLLNQLIEDLESFPTPELEGRSNLTSLDIQIKKLRDSALTPMKEGARRMREEASEIRDTLSDIESWADKLIQLAEEPQNSMPDVVIWMLRGEKRVAYSRIPAHQILYSTHSEQACGQHCGKTQTVFLQYPMDKTKGMKVPVQIRVNMWLGLSAHEKKFNSFSEGTFSVFAELYENQAKVFGKWGTTGLVGRYKFSDVTGKLKLKQEYFMPPKGWQWERDWLIDPEKALLTEADAGHTEFTDEVFQNETRFPGGEWKAAAEPFTDVNGEKSRNPAEFECPPGWDWEDDWTVDDKRAVDDQGWEYGVTIPPDDKPRSWVPAEKMYHVHRRRRLVRPRKRNALPAGAAVERRAQGDPEGWEFSSLIGWKFHRKERSSDTFRRRRWRRKMAPEDRLGASAIFQLEGALGVDTEEREKGSKSETTKVFGDNTPTVSCSFDKSYMYHLRIYVYQARNLRSMDKDSFSDPYAYVSFLHVSKTTEKLRATLNPTWDQTLIFDDVQIFGDPQNIARCPPDVVYEFYDSDQVGKDELLGRSVCTPMVKLNPAVDQTPKLLWHPITQKGQRAGEALLAAELILKDKSGVSDLPLLPSKRTENLYMVPQGIRPVVQLTAVEILTWGLRNMKPYQLATVSSPSLVVECGGQRVESAVIKNMKKSPNFPSSVLFIKVLLPKDEMYTPPIVLKVIDHRPFGRKPVVGQCTITSLEEFRCDPYVITAEGAMSSKVALMMASPHKHVSITMDETRPLLEAQLVEKEKETVDWWSKFYASTGDQEKCGPYLNKGYDSLKVYDRELEDVPDFKGLTDFCSTFKLQRGKNENGDDDPTVVGEFKGSFKVYPLPDDPGIGPPPRQFRELPDSGPQECLVRIYIVRGIDLQPKDNNGRCDPYIKISLGKNSIDDRDHYIPTTLNPVFGRMFEMTCFLPQDKDLKISVYDYDLLTRDEKVGETVIDLENRFLSRYNAYCGLPQTYCISGINQWRDQLKPSQILENLARLKGLSKPRTEDNGTSLTFNGKDYTLAQFETNKEIHQHLGPPYERLCLHVLRTQGLVPEHVETRTLNSTFQPNLSQGRLQMWVDVFPKSLGLPGPPFNITPRKPKKFFLRAVIWNTTDVTLDETSITGEHMSDIYVKGWMPGMEEDKQKTDVHYRSLDGDGNFNWRFVFGFEYLPAEQLCLVSKKEHFWSLDKTEFRIPPKLIVQVWDNDKFSLDDYLGTLELDLRNLVPPAKTPEKCSLDMMEVGVTHKMEHAKSLFAQQSVRGWWPCSIEQNGKKVVGGKVEMTLEIVSETDADERPAGKGRDEPNMNPKLDLPKRPETSFFWFTNPCKTMKFIVWRRFRCLFIGLILLIIVVLFIAILLYSLPNYISMKIVKPLA; encoded by the exons ATGTTGCGCGTTGTTGTAGAGTCGGCTCAAGGTCTGCCTAAAAAGAAGGTTGGAAGTCCTGATCCTGTTGCCTCTGTGATTTTTAAAG atgagaagaagaaaacaaaaacaatcgaCAATGAGCTGAATCCTGTGTGGAATGAG GTGCTTGAGTTTGATCTAAAGGGCGCCGCGCTAGACTCCAGCTCCAACATCGATGTGATTGTGAAAGACTATGAAACTATTGGCAAAGATAA ATTTATTGGGTCAACAAAAATCTCTTTGAGGGATCTTGCTTCAGGTCAAGTGAGGTCACTACCATCCAAAAATGTTCCTTTGGTCAATGAAAATGGACAGAATATTGGA GCTACAATCAACCTCGTGATCGGCTATGACCCTCCAGCCAACGCTGCACCAAACCCCAGTGATCCTCAAGCTGGAAATGCTACAGTGGACGCTG gaggaggaggaggaggtggtgcagAGGGGGATGAGACTCTACCAGATGGGGGCCAAAGTGGTTCTGTGGGGGTCTCCTCCGCCTCGGGTCAGCCTGTTAACCTTCGCCAGAGGCTTGCCAGGGCAGAGAGCCGCCACCGACTGGTGAATAAACCGCAGGACTTTCAG ATTCGTGTCCGGATCATCGAGGCCCGTCAGTTGCCTGGAAACAACATCAAACCTGTAGTGAAGGTTCATGTGTGTGGTCAGACCCACAGGACGAGGATCAAGAGGGGAAACAACCCCTTCTTTGATGAG ATGTTCTTCTACAACGTCCACATGCTACCGTCAGATCTGTTTGATAACAACATTAGCTTCCGG GTGTATGATTCCTATTCACTGAGGGCTGACAGCCTCATGGGAGAGTTCAAG GTGGATGTTGGTTATCTTTACGATGAACCAG CCCACTGTATCATGAGGAAGTGGCTCCTGCTGAATGACCCTGATGACTCCAGTTCTGGTGCTAAAGGCTACCTGAAAGTCAGCCTCTTCGTAGTGGGGACAGGAGATGAGCCTCCG TTGGAAAAGAGAGAGTCTAATGACGACCAGGATGACATAGAGAGtaatctgctgctgccagcaggTGTGACTCTGCGATGGGCCACCCTGTCGCTGAAGGTGTTTAGAGCTGAAGACATACCTCAGA TGGATGATGCATTTGTCCAAAGCCTTAAGGAAATTTTTGGAGGAGAAGAGAACAAGAAGAACCTGGTGGATCCTTTTTTGGAGGCTAGCTTTGCTGGCAGAAAG CTGTGTACTCAGATCATTGAGAAGAATGCAAACCCTGAGTGGAACCAAGTACTGAACCTTCAAGTCAAG TTTCCTTCCATGTGTGATCGTGTCAAACTGACAGTCTTTGATTG GGATCGTTTGACAGGAAATGATGCTGTTGGCACCACATACCTGAATCTGTCCAAGATAGCCTCTTCTGGTGGAGAAATAGAAG AGGAACATGCGAGATATGGGGAAAAACCATCATATGAAG CAAGCTCAGGTGAGTCTGAGGTGGGGTTCCTGCCTGTGTTTGGGCCCTGCTATGTCAATCTATATGGTAGCCCCAGAGAGTTCACAGGCCTGCCAGACCCCTATGACGATCTCAACTATGGCAAG GGAGAAGGTGTGGCGTACAGGGGAAGGGTTCTGGTCGAGCTCTCTACTAAGCTGGAGGGGAAATCAGACAAAGCAGTAGACAGCATCCATAGTGATGACATACTGGTGGCACAG AAGtaccagaggaggagaaaattcTGCCTATGTGCCGTCTTCCACAGTGCCACCATGATTCAGGAACCTGGAGAACCAATCCAGTTTGAGGTCAGCATCGGTAACTATGGCAACAAATTGGACACCACCTGTAAACCTTTGGCCTCCACCACTCAGTATAGCTGTGCTGTGTTCGATG GCAATCACTACTACTACCTGCCCTGGGCAGACACTAAGCCAGTGGTTGTTGTCACCTCATACTGGGAGGACATCAGCCACCGTCTGGACTCTGTCAACATCATCCTCTACATTGCTCACCGCCTG CAATCCAACCTGGAGGCATTTAAAACTGGCATTTTGGCAAAAGTCCCTGACAACCAACTAGTAGAAGTGTGGCTGAGGCTGCTAAATCAGTTGATTGAAGACCTAGAAAG TTTCCCCACACCTGAGCTGGAGGGCCGCTCTAACCTCACATCTCTGGACATCCAAATCAAAAAGCTACGGGACAGTGCTTTGACCCCCATGAAGGAAGGAGCAAGGCGCATGAGAGAGGAGGCCTCGGAGATCCGTGATACGCTGTCTGACATAGAGTCCTGGGCTGACAAACTTATACAGCTGGCTGAAGag CCTCAGAACAGCATGCCTGATGTGGTCATCTGGATGTTACGGGGTGAGAAGAGGGTGGCCTACAGTCGTATCCCTGCTCACCAAATCCTCTATTCCACCCACAGTGAGCAGGCCTGTGGACAGCACTGTGGCAAGACTCAGACTGTCTTCTTACAG TATCCCATGGACAAGACCAAAGGCATGAAGGTGCCGGTTCAGATTAGAGTCAACATGTGGCTGGGTCTTTCTGCACATGAGAAAAAGTTCAACTCTTTCTCTGAGGGAACCTTCAGCGTGTTTGCTGAGCTG TATGAGAACCAGGCCAAGGTCTTTGGGAAGTGGGGGACAACAGGTCTGGTGGGGCGCTATAAATTCTCAGATGTAACAGGCAAACTGAAGCTGAAACAGGAGTATTTCATGCCACCCAAAGGATGGCAGTGGGAGAGGGACTGGCTGATTGACCCAGAGAAAGC GCTGCTAACAGAGGCAGATGCAGGACACACTGAATTCACGGATGAGGTCTTCCAAAATGAGACCCGCTTCCCTGGTGGAGAGTGGAAGGCTGCCGCCGAGCCCTTCACGGATGTG AATGGAGAGAAGAGCCGCAACCCTGCAGAGTTTGAGTGTCCACCGGGTTGGGACTGGGAGGATGACTGGACTGTGGATGACAAAAGAGCTGTGGATGATCAAG GCTGGGAGTACGGAGTCACCATTCCTCCAGATGACAAACCTCGGTCTTGGGTCCCTGCAGAGAAGATGTACCATGTCCACCGCAGGAGGAGGCTGGTGCGACCCCGCAAGAGAAATGCACTCCCTGCAGGAGCAGCTGTGGAG AGGAGGGCTCAAGGAGACCCTGAGGGCTGGGAATTCtcttctctgattggctggaaattCCACAGAAAGGAGCGTTCATCGGATACATTTCGCAGACGACGCTGGAGGCGAAAGATGGCGCCAGAAGATCGCCTAGGAGCCTCTGCCATCTTTCAGCTTGAGGGGGCCTTG GGTGTTgatacagaggagagagagaaaggctcCAAGTCTGAAACCACCAAGGTTTTCGGTGATAACACACCCACTGTGTCCTGCTCCTTCGACA AGTCCTACATGTACCATCTCCGCATCTATGTCTATCAGGCACGGAACCTGAGATCTATGGACAAAGATAGTTTTTCTG aTCCATATGCATACGTCTCCTTCCTGCATGTTAGCAAGACAACTGAGAAGCTCAGAGCCACACTCAACCCAACATGGGACCAAACTCTGATTTTCGATGACGTGCAGATTTTTGGAGATCCACAGAACATTGCTCGCTGCCCTCCTGATGTTGTATATGAGTTCTATGACAGTGACCAAGTG GGGAAGGATGAGCTGCTGGGCCGCAGTGTTTGCACCCCAATGGTGAAGTTGAATCCTGCTGTTGATCAGACTCCTAAACTGCTGTGGCATCCCATTACCCAGAAGGGGCAGAGGGCTGGGGAGGCACTTTTGGCAGCTGAACTTATTCTGAAAGACAAG TCAGGTGTGTCCGAtcttcctctgcttccttcCAAAAGAACTGAGAACCTCTACATGGTTCCTCAAGGCATCCGACCCGTGGTGCAGCTCACTGCTGTGGAG ATTCTCACATGGGGTCTGAGGAACATGAAGCCATACCAGCTGGCCACAGTATCCTCCCCCAGCCTTGTGGTGGAGTGTGGGGGGCAGAGGGTGGAGTCAGCTGTCATTAAGAACATGAAGAAGAGCCCCAACTTCCCCAGCTCTGTCCTCTTCATCAAAGTG CTCCTTCCAAAGGATGAGATGTACACACCCCCCATTGTGCTGAAGGTGATCGATCACCGTCCGTTTGGAAGGAAGCCCGTGGTCGGCCAGTGCACCATCACTTCTCTGGAGGAGTTCAGATGTGACCCATATGTCATCACTGCAGAGGGAGCCATGTCTTCTAAAG TGGCTCTGATGATGGCTTCCCCTCACAAACACGTCTCCATCACCATGGATGAGACACGCCCACTGCTCGAGGCTCAG CTTGTAGAAAAG gAAAAAGAGACAGTTGATTGGTGGAGTAAATTCTACGCTTCAACTGGAGACCAGGAGAAATGTGGCCCTTACCTCAATAAAGGATATGATAGTCTGAAG GTCTATGACCGTGAATTGGAGGATGTCCCAGATTTCAAAGGGCTGACTGATTTCTGCAGCACCTTCAAACTGCAGCGAGGCAAGAATGAAAATGGAGATGATGACCCCACTGTGGTTGGAGAGTTCAAG GGTTCATTCAAGGTGTACCCCCTGCCAGACGACCCAGGAATCGGTCCTCCACCCCGTCAGTTCAGGGAGCTTCCAGACAGTGGACCTCAGGAGTGCCTGGTCAGGATTTACATAGTCCGGGGCATAGACCTGCAGCCTAAAGACAATAACGGAAGA TGTGATCCCTATATAAAGATATCATTGGGAAAAAACAGCATTGATGACAGAGACCACTACATACCCACCACTCTTAACCCTGTGTTTGGAAG GATGTTTGAGATGACCTGTTTCCTGCCCCAGGACAAGGACCTCAAAATCTCGGTCTATGACTATGACCTCCTGACCCGTGACGAGAAGGTCGGCGAGACAGTGATCGACCTGGAGAACCGCTTCCTGTCTCGATATAACGCATACTGTGGCCTGCCGCAAACCTACTGCAT CTCAGGTATCAACCAGTGGAGGGATCAGCTGAAGCCTTCCCAGATCCTTGAGAACCTGGCTCGTCTTAAAGGACTGTCCAAACCCAGGACGGAAGATAACGGCACTTCGCTCACATTCAATGGCAAAGACTACACACTGGCACAGTTCG AGACCAACAAGGAAATTCATCAGCACTTGGGTCCGCCCTATGAACGCCTCTGTCTGCACGTGCTCAGAACACAGGGTCTCGTCCCAGAGCATGTGGAGACCAGGACCCTTAACAGCACCTTTCAGCCCAATCTGTCTCAG GGAAGGCTCCAGATGTGGGTGGATGTTTTCCCCAAAAGCCTCGGACTCCCTGGACCTCCCTTTAACATCACACCTCGCAAGCCTAAGAA GTTTTTCCTCCGTGCTGTCATCTGGAACACCACAGATGTGACTTTGGATGAGACCAGCATCACTGGAGAACACATGAGTGACATCTATGTCAAAGG CTGGATGCCAGGCATGGAGGAGGACAAACAGAAGACAGACGTCCACTACAGGTCTCTGGATGGAGATGGCAACTTTAACTGGCGATTCGTGTTTGGCTTTGAATACCTGCCAGCTGAACAACTCTGCCTTGTTTCCAAAAAA GAGCACTTTTGGAGTCTTGACAAAACAGAGTTCAGGATTCCTCCCAAGCTGATTGTCCAGGTTTGGGACAATGACAAATTCTCACTGGATGATTACCTTG GCACGTTGGAGCTGGATTTGCGTAACCTGGTTCCTCCAGCGAAGACCCCAGAGAAGTGCTCTCTGGATATGATGGAAGTTGGAGTGACTCACAAGATGGAGCACGCCAAGTCTCTGTTTGCTCAGCAGTCCGTCAGAGGCTGGTGGCCTTGTTCCATAGAACAAAATGGGAAAAAAGTTGTGGGC gGGAAAGTGGAGATGACACTGGAGATTGTAAGTGAAACAGATGCAGATGAAAGACCTGCAGGGAAAGGAAGGGACGAACCCAACATGAACCCAAAACTGGACCTTCCAAA ACGCCCGGAAACATCCTTCTTTTGGTTCACTAACCCATGTAAGACTATGAAGTTCATTGTCTGGAGAAGATTCAGGTGCCTCTTCATCGgactcatcctcctcatcataGTGGTTCTCTTCATCGCCATCCTGTTGTACTCTTTACCG AACTACATCTCAATGAAGATTGTGAAACCACTGGCATAA